The Mangifera indica cultivar Alphonso chromosome 8, CATAS_Mindica_2.1, whole genome shotgun sequence genome has a window encoding:
- the LOC123222364 gene encoding protein indeterminate-domain 12-like, producing the protein MFAAAISNSTSLSEEASVSSGTRIQDFGGRGSGLVPPVSTQQPQKIKKKRSLPGNPDPDAEVIALSPKTLLATNRFVCEICNKGFQRDQNLQLHRRGHNLPWKLKQRNCKEVKKRAYVCPEPSCVHHHPSRALGDLTGIKKHYCRKHGEKKWKCEKCSKIYAVQSDWKAHSKTCGTREYRCDCGILFSRKDSFITHRAFCDALAEESARISANQLANQNHSSSFFPFTTHIALTPWDRPSHQNPNPNNNNFQSQNSVHHIKIESHHFQIPPLSSSLYFQEVQTPSNQNHKALIDSQSPFQNPQVKTQPTLTGASATSAHHLSATALLQKAATVGATPGGQQAQSIGHMTQLNMGELAQIDHHSVTHNNISPETYMGGGFASGNLSMWQKTDRLTRDFLGLTGDGNGNENVNISVNMRDVLTYTTGLEYQHHHSNLSLLKPQGFGFLSPHASETWGDC; encoded by the exons ATGTTTGCTGCAGCCATCTCCAATTCAACTTCTTTATCTGAAGAAGCTAGTGTTTCTTCCGGCACTAGAATTCAAGACTTCGGTGGTCGTGGTAGCGGCTTAGTTCCCCCGGTGTCCACTCAGCAGCCGCAGAAGATCAAGAAAAAGAGAAGCCTCCCTGGAAACCCAG ACCCAGATGCCGAAGTGATTGCATTATCTCCGAAAACTCTATTGGCTACCAACAGATTTGTCTGTGAGATCTGTAACAAAGGGTTTCAAAGAGACCAAAACCTTCAACTTCACAGGAGAGGTCACAATCTTCCATGGAAGCTCAAGCAAAGAAACTGcaaagaagtaaaaaaaagaGCCTATGTTTGTCCTGAGCCTTCTTGTGTTCATCACCATCCTTCAAGAGCTTTAGGTGACCTTACAGGAATCAAGAAACACTATTGCAGGAAGCATGGAGAAAAGAAATGGAAGTGTGAGAAATGCTCCAAGATCTATGCTGTTCAATCGGATTGGAAGGCTCATTCTAAAACCTGTGGGACAAGAGAATATAGATGTGACTGTGGAATCCTTTTCTCTag GAAAGATAGCTTCATAACCCACAGGGCATTTTGTGATGCATTAGCTGAAGAAAGTGCAAGGATCTCAGCAAATCAACTAGCAAATCAAAACcattcatcttctttctttcctttcaccACTCACATTGCCCTAACTCCATGGGATCGTCCATCtcatcaaaaccctaaccctaacaaCAACAATTTTCAAAGTCAAAACTCAGTTCATCATATCAAGATTGAATCTCACCATTTTCAAATCCCACCTCTCTCTTCCTCGCTGTACTTTCAAGAAGTACAAACACCTAGTAATCAAAACCACAAAGCCTTGATAGATTCGCAATCACCCTTCCAAAATCCGCAAGTGAAGACACAGCCAACTCTAACCGGTGCATCTGCCACATCTGCTCACCACTTGTCAGCGACGGCACTCCTCCAAAAAGCGGCAACCGTCGGTGCAACTCCTGGTGGACAGCAAGCACAGTCGATAGGACACATGACACAACTCAACATGGGCGAGTTGGCTCAGATCGATCATCATTCAGTGACCCACAACAACATTTCTCCTGAGACCTACATGGGTGGTGGGTTCGCGTCAGGCAACCTTTCCATGTGGCAGAAGACTGACCGCCTGACTCGGGATTTTCTTGGACTCACTGGAGACGGCAATGGCAACGAAAACGTTAACATTAGCGTGAACATGAGGGATGTTTTAACGTACACTACAGGCTTAGAGTACCAGCACCACCACTCTAATCTCTCACTGTTGAAACCTCAAGGTTTCGGATTCCTGTCGCCTCACGCCTCCGAAACGTGGGGCGATTGTTGA